A region of Mycolicibacterium brumae DNA encodes the following proteins:
- a CDS encoding FtsB family cell division protein, whose protein sequence is MSDGKRPKRRSPGSRPGTAGRSGAAGKGRSSASNSPGAKGAAKAAPKPVDPDTDDVAGSAPRAMPEIIEPIRQSIVESANRANEQRMGLTARRAAVLAAVVCVLTLTIAGPVRTFFAQRTEMNQLAAAEQALRQQIADLEDQKARLADPAYIASEARERLGFVMPGDIPYQVQLPPGAVVTDGEETPGHHVQASTDPWYTALWKTIADDPHGPPPAPTGPEVLDPNAPIDPNAPVDPNAPVDPNLPVDPNAPVDAPPPAGPGG, encoded by the coding sequence GTGTCCGACGGCAAACGACCGAAGCGGCGGTCCCCGGGCTCCAGGCCCGGGACGGCCGGCAGGTCCGGCGCTGCGGGCAAGGGGCGTAGCTCGGCGAGCAATTCGCCGGGCGCCAAGGGCGCCGCGAAGGCGGCGCCGAAGCCGGTCGACCCCGACACCGATGACGTGGCGGGGTCCGCGCCGCGGGCGATGCCGGAGATCATCGAGCCGATCCGGCAGTCCATCGTCGAATCGGCGAACCGGGCCAACGAGCAGCGGATGGGCCTGACCGCGCGGCGCGCGGCCGTGCTGGCGGCGGTGGTGTGCGTGCTGACCCTGACGATCGCCGGGCCGGTGCGGACCTTCTTCGCCCAGCGCACCGAGATGAATCAGCTCGCCGCGGCCGAGCAGGCGCTACGCCAGCAGATCGCCGACCTCGAGGATCAGAAGGCGCGGCTGGCCGATCCTGCGTACATCGCCTCCGAGGCCCGGGAGCGGCTGGGCTTTGTGATGCCCGGCGACATCCCCTACCAGGTGCAACTGCCCCCGGGCGCGGTGGTGACCGACGGCGAGGAGACCCCGGGCCATCACGTCCAGGCCAGCACCGACCCGTGGTACACGGCGCTGTGGAAGACCATCGCCGACGATCCGCACGGGCCACCGCCGGCGCCGACGGGCCCGGAGGTGCTCGACCCGAACGCGCCCATCGACCCGAACGCGCCGGTGGATCCGAACGCTCCCGTGGACCCGAACCTTCCGGTCGACCCCAATGCGCCCGTTGACGCCCCACCCCCGGCAGGTCCCGGTGGTTGA
- a CDS encoding potassium-transporting ATPase subunit F, with product MSAQNLIGLALAIAIAAILFAALLFPERF from the coding sequence GTGAGCGCGCAGAACCTCATCGGGTTGGCGCTGGCGATCGCCATCGCCGCGATCCTGTTCGCCGCTCTGCTGTTTCCCGAGCGATTCTGA
- a CDS encoding response regulator — MSKTQVLVVDDEPQILRALRINLSVRGYDVVTAATGAAALRAAAEHKPDVVILDLGLPDISGAEVLAGLRGWSTVPVIVLSARSDSADKVDALDAGADDYVTKPFGMEEFLARLRAAVRRSAAGAPPDEPVVVTESFTVDLAAKKVIRSGAEVHLTPTEWGLLEMLVRNRGKLITREELLREVWGPSYAKETHYLRVYLAQLRRKLEDDPSRPRHLVTESGMGYRFEV; from the coding sequence ATGTCTAAGACCCAGGTGCTGGTCGTCGACGATGAGCCGCAGATCCTGCGTGCGCTACGCATCAACCTGTCGGTGCGCGGTTACGACGTGGTCACCGCGGCCACCGGCGCGGCGGCTTTGCGGGCCGCCGCCGAGCACAAACCCGACGTTGTGATCCTCGATCTCGGGTTGCCGGACATCTCCGGCGCCGAGGTCCTCGCGGGCCTGCGCGGCTGGTCCACCGTTCCGGTGATCGTGCTCTCGGCCCGCAGCGATTCGGCAGACAAGGTCGACGCGCTCGACGCCGGGGCCGACGACTATGTGACAAAACCCTTTGGCATGGAGGAGTTCCTGGCCCGGCTCCGGGCCGCGGTGCGCCGATCGGCCGCCGGCGCGCCGCCCGATGAGCCGGTGGTGGTCACCGAGTCGTTCACCGTCGACCTGGCCGCGAAGAAGGTGATCCGGTCCGGCGCCGAGGTGCACCTCACCCCGACCGAGTGGGGCCTGTTGGAGATGCTGGTCCGCAACCGCGGCAAGCTCATCACTCGCGAGGAACTGCTGCGCGAGGTCTGGGGGCCCAGTTACGCGAAGGAAACCCACTACCTGCGGGTCTATTTGGCGCAGTTGCGCCGCAAGCTGGAGGACGATCCGAGCCGGCCCCGGCACCTGGTCACCGAATCGGGCATGGGGTACCGGTTCGAGGTTTGA
- a CDS encoding DUF501 domain-containing protein, with amino-acid sequence MVDPQDLAAVQAQLGREPRGVLEIAYRCPNGEPAVVKTAPRLPDGTPFPTLYYLTHPALTAAASRLETTGLMREMTQRLGEDAELAAAYRRAHESFLAERDAIESLGTDFSGGGMPDRVKCLHVVIAHSLAKGPGVNPFGDETLAMLADEPAMAGILDRALWLPDEDA; translated from the coding sequence GTGGTTGACCCGCAGGATCTCGCCGCGGTGCAGGCGCAGCTCGGGCGCGAGCCGCGCGGCGTGCTGGAGATCGCCTACCGCTGCCCGAACGGGGAGCCGGCGGTGGTCAAGACGGCCCCGCGGTTGCCCGACGGCACACCGTTCCCGACGCTGTACTACCTCACCCATCCGGCGCTGACCGCGGCCGCCAGCCGGCTGGAGACCACCGGGCTGATGCGGGAGATGACCCAGCGCCTGGGTGAGGACGCCGAGTTGGCCGCCGCGTATCGCCGCGCGCACGAGTCGTTCCTGGCCGAACGCGACGCGATCGAATCGCTGGGCACCGACTTCTCCGGCGGCGGTATGCCGGACCGGGTCAAGTGCTTGCACGTGGTGATCGCGCATTCGCTGGCCAAGGGCCCCGGGGTGAACCCGTTTGGTGACGAGACGCTGGCGATGCTGGCCGACGAACCCGCGATGGCCGGCATCCTGGACCGCGCGCTGTGGCTACCCGATGAGGACGCATGA
- a CDS encoding GbsR/MarR family transcriptional regulator: protein MPPSSDPQDAAEQLAVVLASHGLQRMTARVLATLLFTERPSLTMGELAETLHASAGAISGALKMLTSVGLAERVAAPASRREHFRLREDAWAILFTNQNETLTAMQAAADAGIAVTDNRSAAHQRLTQMRDFYAFLMSEIPAILDRWHDRGQ from the coding sequence GTGCCACCTTCATCGGATCCGCAGGATGCCGCCGAACAACTGGCCGTCGTTCTGGCCAGCCACGGGCTCCAGCGGATGACCGCGCGGGTGCTGGCCACGCTGTTGTTCACCGAGCGGCCCAGCCTGACGATGGGCGAACTCGCCGAGACACTGCATGCAAGCGCGGGAGCGATCTCAGGTGCGCTGAAGATGCTGACCTCGGTCGGACTGGCCGAGCGGGTCGCCGCACCGGCCAGTCGCCGCGAGCACTTCCGACTACGTGAGGACGCCTGGGCGATCCTGTTCACCAACCAAAACGAGACGCTTACCGCCATGCAGGCCGCGGCCGACGCGGGCATCGCGGTCACCGATAACCGCAGCGCGGCCCATCAGCGTCTGACTCAGATGCGCGACTTCTACGCGTTTCTGATGTCAGAGATCCCAGCGATCCTGGACCGCTGGCACGATCGCGGCCAGTAG
- the eno gene encoding phosphopyruvate hydratase, whose translation MPIIEQLGAREILDSRGNPTVEVEVALIDGTIARAAVPSGASTGEHEAVELRDGGERYGGKGVQKAVEAVLDDIAPTVIGLSADDQRLVDQSLLDLDGTPDKSRLGANAILGVSLAVAKAAADSAGLPLFRYIGGPNAHILPVPMMNILNGGAHADTGVDVQEFMIAPIGAPNFREALRWGAEVYHSLKSVLKKQGLATGLGDEGGFAPDVAGTKAALDLILSAVDATGFKAGSDVALALDVAATEFYTDGTGYAFERENRTAEQMTAFYEELIGAYPLVSIEDPLSEDDWDGWVSLTTAIGDRVQIVGDDLFVTNPERLEEGIERGAANALLVKVNQIGTLTETLDAVALAHHAGYKTMMSHRSGETEDTTIADLAVAVGSGQIKTGAPARSERVAKYNQLLRIEEALGDAARYAGDLAFPRFNA comes from the coding sequence GTGCCCATCATCGAGCAGCTCGGCGCCCGGGAGATCCTCGATTCGCGCGGCAACCCGACCGTCGAGGTCGAGGTGGCGCTCATTGACGGCACCATCGCGCGCGCCGCGGTCCCGTCGGGCGCCTCCACCGGCGAGCACGAAGCCGTCGAGCTGCGTGACGGCGGCGAACGCTACGGCGGCAAGGGTGTGCAGAAGGCGGTCGAGGCGGTTCTCGACGACATCGCCCCGACCGTGATCGGGCTGTCGGCCGACGATCAGCGTCTGGTGGACCAGTCGCTGCTGGACCTCGATGGCACTCCGGACAAGTCGCGGCTAGGCGCCAACGCCATCCTCGGTGTGTCGCTGGCAGTGGCCAAGGCCGCCGCGGACTCCGCGGGCCTGCCGCTGTTCCGCTACATCGGCGGACCCAACGCGCACATCCTGCCGGTGCCGATGATGAACATCCTCAACGGTGGCGCGCACGCCGACACCGGCGTGGACGTCCAGGAATTCATGATCGCCCCGATCGGCGCGCCGAACTTCCGCGAGGCGCTGCGCTGGGGCGCGGAGGTCTACCACTCGCTGAAGTCGGTGCTCAAGAAGCAGGGCCTGGCCACCGGCCTCGGCGACGAGGGCGGTTTCGCCCCCGACGTGGCCGGCACCAAGGCGGCGCTCGACCTGATCCTCTCGGCCGTCGACGCCACCGGTTTCAAGGCGGGCTCCGACGTCGCGCTGGCTCTGGACGTGGCCGCCACCGAGTTCTACACGGACGGAACGGGTTACGCGTTCGAGCGGGAGAACCGCACCGCCGAGCAGATGACGGCGTTCTACGAGGAGCTGATCGGCGCCTACCCGCTGGTCTCCATCGAGGACCCGCTGTCCGAAGACGACTGGGACGGCTGGGTGTCGCTGACAACCGCGATCGGCGACCGGGTGCAGATCGTCGGCGACGACCTGTTCGTCACCAACCCCGAGCGCCTGGAAGAGGGCATCGAACGCGGCGCCGCCAACGCGCTGCTGGTGAAGGTCAATCAGATCGGCACCCTGACCGAGACGCTGGACGCCGTCGCGCTGGCGCACCACGCCGGCTACAAGACGATGATGAGCCACCGGTCCGGTGAGACCGAGGACACCACCATCGCCGACCTGGCCGTCGCCGTGGGCTCCGGGCAGATCAAGACCGGCGCCCCGGCCCGCTCCGAGCGCGTCGCCAAGTACAACCAGCTGCTGCGCATCGAGGAAGCCCTCGGCGACGCCGCGCGCTACGCCGGCGACCTGGCGTTCCCGCGGTTCAACGCCTAG
- the efeB gene encoding iron uptake transporter deferrochelatase/peroxidase subunit yields MSSPDSNQEPQGFSRRRLLAGAGVAAAAVGVAGAGVAAGRATAPHHGLLQSAVPFRGVHQAGIVTPAQDRMHFAAFDLMTDKRDEVIQMLREWTHMAERLTAGDETARNGATGGNPYAPPEDTGEALGLPASQLTLTIGFGPSFFRKDRVDRLGIADRQPELLRDLPKFSNESMDPARCGGDICVQACANDPQVAVHAVRNLARVGFGTAAVRWSQLGFGRTSSTSRDQDTPRNLFGFKDGTNNIKAEEPGVLDEHVWVADGDGPAWMTNGSYLITRRIRMRIEPWDRTTLMEQERVIGRTKGSGAPLGLPDEFDELDLGRVDADGEPVIDVDAHVRMASAEENAGAQMLRRGYNFTDGTDGFGHLDAGLFFIAFVRNPKTNFIPIQSKLAKKDLLTEYILHTGTGIFAAPPGIPEGDNDAYWGSTLFES; encoded by the coding sequence GTGTCGTCGCCGGACAGTAACCAAGAGCCGCAGGGCTTTTCCCGGCGCCGGCTCCTCGCCGGCGCCGGGGTCGCGGCCGCCGCCGTCGGTGTGGCCGGCGCCGGTGTGGCGGCCGGGCGGGCGACGGCGCCGCATCACGGCCTGCTGCAGTCCGCGGTGCCGTTCCGCGGCGTCCACCAGGCCGGAATCGTCACCCCGGCCCAGGATCGGATGCACTTCGCCGCCTTCGATCTGATGACCGACAAGCGCGACGAGGTCATCCAGATGCTGCGGGAGTGGACGCACATGGCCGAGCGGCTCACCGCCGGCGATGAGACCGCCCGCAACGGCGCCACCGGCGGGAACCCGTACGCGCCGCCGGAAGACACCGGCGAGGCGCTCGGCCTGCCGGCGTCCCAGTTGACCCTGACGATCGGCTTCGGCCCCAGCTTCTTCCGCAAGGACAGGGTGGACCGGCTCGGCATCGCCGACCGCCAGCCCGAACTGCTGCGGGATCTGCCGAAGTTCTCCAACGAGTCGATGGACCCGGCGCGGTGCGGCGGCGACATCTGCGTGCAGGCCTGCGCGAACGACCCGCAGGTCGCGGTGCACGCAGTGCGCAACCTGGCCCGCGTCGGTTTCGGCACGGCCGCGGTGCGGTGGTCACAGCTGGGCTTCGGTCGCACCTCGTCGACCTCGCGGGACCAGGACACCCCGCGAAACCTGTTCGGGTTCAAGGACGGAACCAACAACATCAAGGCCGAAGAACCCGGTGTGCTCGACGAGCACGTCTGGGTGGCCGACGGTGACGGGCCCGCCTGGATGACCAACGGCAGCTACCTGATCACCCGGCGGATCCGAATGCGGATCGAGCCGTGGGACCGCACCACCTTGATGGAGCAGGAGCGGGTGATCGGGCGGACCAAGGGCAGCGGCGCGCCGCTGGGGTTGCCCGACGAGTTCGACGAACTGGACCTCGGCCGGGTCGACGCCGACGGCGAGCCGGTGATCGACGTCGACGCGCACGTCCGGATGGCCTCGGCCGAGGAGAACGCCGGCGCGCAGATGCTGCGGCGCGGCTACAACTTCACCGACGGCACAGACGGTTTCGGGCACTTGGACGCCGGGCTGTTCTTCATCGCGTTCGTGCGGAACCCGAAGACGAACTTCATCCCGATCCAGTCCAAGCTCGCGAAGAAGGATCTGCTCACCGAGTACATCCTGCACACCGGCACCGGTATTTTCGCCGCGCCGCCGGGAATCCCGGAGGGCGACAATGACGCCTACTGGGGCTCGACGCTGTTCGAGTCCTAG
- a CDS encoding lytic transglycosylase domain-containing protein, translating to MTRRWLRAVAVLIATGVLLASGCSWQRGVPIPDGVPPPAGDPVPAVRIDLKHGRPADQLHDWAAARSDALGIPVTALEAYGYAARVAQVLNPGCNLNWTTLAGIGMVESHHGTYHGAQILPDGTVTPPIRGVQLDGTSGNMHIADTDNGELDGDATLDRAMGPMQFIPETWKLYGVDANNDGNIDPDNFDDAALSAAGYLCSRGKDLSTAHGWMNALRAYNYSDQYARAVRDWATAYANGRSL from the coding sequence GTGACGCGGCGTTGGCTGAGGGCTGTCGCCGTGTTGATCGCGACAGGCGTGCTCCTGGCGTCCGGCTGTTCCTGGCAGCGCGGTGTCCCCATTCCCGACGGTGTGCCGCCGCCCGCGGGCGACCCGGTGCCCGCGGTGCGCATCGACCTCAAACACGGCCGCCCCGCCGACCAGCTGCACGATTGGGCCGCCGCCCGCTCCGACGCGCTGGGCATCCCGGTGACCGCGTTGGAGGCCTACGGCTACGCCGCTCGGGTGGCGCAGGTGCTCAACCCGGGATGCAACCTCAACTGGACCACGCTGGCCGGCATCGGGATGGTGGAAAGCCACCACGGCACCTATCACGGCGCGCAGATCCTGCCCGACGGCACGGTGACCCCGCCGATCCGCGGCGTGCAGCTCGACGGCACCAGCGGCAACATGCACATCGCCGACACCGACAACGGCGAGCTCGACGGCGACGCGACCCTGGACCGCGCGATGGGGCCCATGCAATTCATCCCGGAGACCTGGAAGCTCTACGGGGTCGACGCCAACAACGACGGCAACATCGACCCGGACAACTTCGACGACGCGGCGCTGTCGGCGGCGGGCTACCTGTGCTCGCGGGGCAAGGACCTCTCCACCGCGCACGGCTGGATGAACGCGCTTCGGGCCTACAACTACTCCGATCAGTACGCCCGCGCCGTCCGCGACTGGGCGACCGCCTACGCCAACGGCCGCTCGCTGTAA
- the efeO gene encoding iron uptake system protein EfeO, with protein MSNFHAKSATALACAALTGVALAGCTAKEASNDGAASNEAITVAATDTECVLSATEGTTGANTFMVTNNGSKVTEFYVYDEGDRVMGEVENISPGLERKLIVQLSEPGTYQTSCRPGMVGDGIRGEFTVTGEAVEIDTEGKFKEAADSYKRYVVSQTEALLAASQVFVDAIKAGDIEGAKKQFPIARTYYERIEPVAESFPNDLDPRIDLREADLEEGQKWTGFHRLEKDLWVSGLQPDTNAMADQLMTDLKELQDGVNSDSYKIDSTQIAGGAQGLLDEVAATKITGEEDIFSHTDLWDFNANVEGSRTAVASVRPILDERNADLGKRVDQRFDEVEKLLDGLREGDGFVFYDKVTEPQRQELSRAIDALSKEVSQVQGVVAGQ; from the coding sequence ATGAGCAACTTTCACGCCAAGTCGGCGACCGCCCTGGCTTGCGCCGCGCTGACCGGCGTCGCGCTGGCCGGCTGCACCGCCAAGGAGGCGAGCAATGACGGCGCCGCCTCCAACGAGGCGATCACCGTCGCCGCCACCGACACCGAGTGCGTGCTGTCGGCCACCGAGGGAACCACCGGCGCCAACACCTTCATGGTCACCAACAATGGCTCCAAGGTCACCGAGTTCTACGTCTACGACGAGGGCGACCGGGTGATGGGCGAGGTGGAGAACATCTCCCCCGGACTGGAGCGCAAGCTGATCGTGCAACTGTCCGAGCCGGGCACGTACCAGACCTCCTGCCGGCCGGGCATGGTCGGCGACGGCATCCGCGGCGAGTTCACCGTCACCGGCGAGGCCGTGGAGATCGACACCGAGGGCAAGTTCAAGGAAGCCGCCGACAGCTACAAGCGCTACGTGGTCAGCCAGACCGAGGCGTTGCTGGCCGCCAGCCAGGTGTTCGTCGACGCGATCAAGGCCGGCGACATCGAGGGCGCCAAGAAACAGTTCCCGATCGCCCGCACCTACTACGAGCGCATCGAGCCGGTGGCCGAGTCCTTCCCGAATGACCTCGACCCGCGCATCGATCTCCGCGAAGCCGACCTGGAGGAGGGCCAGAAGTGGACCGGGTTCCACCGGCTGGAGAAGGACCTCTGGGTCTCCGGTCTGCAGCCGGACACCAACGCGATGGCCGATCAGCTGATGACCGACCTGAAGGAACTTCAGGACGGCGTGAACTCGGACAGCTACAAGATCGACTCCACCCAGATCGCCGGTGGCGCACAGGGTCTGCTCGACGAGGTCGCCGCCACCAAGATCACCGGCGAAGAGGACATCTTCAGCCACACCGACCTGTGGGACTTCAACGCCAACGTGGAGGGCTCCCGGACCGCGGTCGCGTCGGTGCGGCCGATCCTCGACGAGCGCAACGCCGATCTGGGCAAGCGCGTCGATCAGCGTTTCGACGAGGTCGAGAAGCTGCTCGACGGGCTGCGTGAGGGCGACGGCTTCGTGTTCTACGACAAGGTGACCGAGCCGCAGCGCCAGGAGTTGTCCCGCGCGATCGACGCCCTGAGCAAGGAAGTCAGCCAGGTGCAAGGTGTCGTCGCCGGACAGTAA
- the efeU gene encoding iron uptake transporter permease EfeU, with the protein MPTGFADSALTLLAAPSPGTQLFGSFLIGLREGLEAGIVVSILVAFLVKSDRRDALKWVWFGVGAAVLMTVGVFLGIQLGENTIKDLAAEAFAGVASLLAVVIVTTMVLWMKKASAGISGELREGMTRALDTGGLAVMSLSFLAVGREGLETALFMVGYANASTGWPLTGLILGVLVAAAIAYGMYRGAVRFNLAKFFRYTGIFLIVVAAGILSYGVGALQTVGWLPFLTGKAFDLSPWFTFDSTFGQALTGAIEGVFNITPTPTVLQLLCWAGYLVIVLALFLRPAKPPAQPVTKEPERSTR; encoded by the coding sequence TTGCCGACGGGATTTGCCGATTCCGCACTAACCCTGCTGGCCGCCCCCAGCCCGGGAACGCAGCTGTTCGGCAGCTTTCTGATCGGCCTGCGCGAGGGCCTGGAAGCCGGGATCGTGGTCTCGATCCTGGTGGCGTTCCTGGTCAAGAGCGACCGTCGGGACGCGCTGAAATGGGTCTGGTTCGGCGTCGGCGCCGCGGTGCTGATGACCGTCGGGGTGTTCCTGGGCATCCAGCTCGGCGAGAACACCATCAAGGATCTGGCCGCCGAAGCCTTCGCCGGCGTCGCGTCGCTGCTGGCGGTGGTCATCGTGACCACCATGGTGCTGTGGATGAAGAAGGCCTCCGCCGGCATCTCCGGTGAACTGCGCGAGGGCATGACCCGGGCGCTGGACACCGGTGGGCTGGCCGTCATGTCGCTGTCGTTCCTGGCGGTCGGCCGCGAAGGCCTGGAAACCGCGCTGTTCATGGTGGGCTACGCCAATGCCTCCACCGGTTGGCCGCTAACCGGGCTCATCCTGGGTGTGCTGGTCGCCGCCGCCATCGCCTACGGCATGTATCGCGGCGCGGTGCGTTTCAACCTGGCCAAGTTCTTCCGGTACACCGGGATCTTCCTGATCGTGGTGGCCGCGGGCATCCTCTCCTATGGCGTCGGGGCGCTGCAGACCGTGGGCTGGCTGCCGTTCCTCACCGGCAAGGCCTTCGACCTGTCGCCCTGGTTCACCTTCGACTCGACCTTCGGCCAGGCGCTGACCGGTGCGATCGAGGGCGTCTTCAACATCACCCCCACACCGACGGTGCTGCAGTTGCTGTGCTGGGCGGGCTACTTGGTCATCGTTCTCGCACTGTTCCTCCGTCCCGCCAAACCCCCGGCCCAGCCGGTCACCAAAGAACCCGAAAGGTCAACCAGATGA
- a CDS encoding type IV toxin-antitoxin system AbiEi family antitoxin domain-containing protein, which yields MDPQLLSVFQSHGGVARFAEIRAVLPRRELQRLLRTAQVAKIHPGVYTLGSPRTRMLLKGLDLLCGESVVACMGTAAAVFGFDTESVVALHVLNPEGRQLRNHAGLVVHRREGAPLVTHHDRLVTAPAWTAVEVARALPRPRILATLDKALRSETCDHTSLEAAAAAQRGRRGIVVVRKLIPLASPLPESEMESEARLVMLDGEIPDPVLQHKIIDRDGNCWRVDFAWPAFRFVVEYDGFDFHRTPADLARDRRKDAALREAGWTVLRIVSADVRRHPDVMLRRIRQNLGIVA from the coding sequence ATGGATCCTCAACTGCTCAGCGTCTTTCAGTCACACGGCGGTGTGGCCCGCTTCGCCGAGATCCGAGCGGTCCTCCCGCGGCGCGAGCTCCAGCGGCTGCTACGCACGGCGCAGGTCGCGAAGATCCACCCGGGCGTCTACACCCTGGGATCGCCGCGGACGCGGATGCTGCTCAAGGGACTCGATCTGTTGTGTGGCGAATCCGTCGTCGCGTGCATGGGCACTGCGGCGGCGGTCTTCGGGTTCGACACGGAATCCGTCGTCGCGCTGCATGTGCTCAACCCCGAAGGGCGCCAGCTGCGCAATCACGCGGGTCTCGTCGTGCACCGCCGGGAGGGCGCTCCGCTGGTCACCCATCACGACCGGCTCGTCACGGCGCCGGCATGGACTGCTGTCGAGGTGGCCCGCGCACTGCCGCGCCCCCGCATACTGGCCACCCTGGACAAGGCGCTGCGCAGCGAAACCTGTGACCACACAAGCTTGGAGGCCGCAGCGGCGGCCCAGCGCGGACGGCGCGGGATCGTCGTCGTCCGGAAGCTCATTCCGCTGGCCAGTCCGCTGCCCGAGTCGGAGATGGAGAGCGAGGCCAGGCTGGTCATGCTCGACGGCGAGATCCCGGACCCGGTCCTGCAACACAAGATCATCGATCGCGACGGCAACTGCTGGCGGGTCGACTTCGCGTGGCCGGCCTTCCGCTTCGTTGTCGAGTACGACGGATTCGACTTCCACAGGACCCCGGCCGACCTCGCCCGTGACCGCAGAAAGGACGCCGCGCTTCGGGAAGCGGGCTGGACGGTACTGCGTATCGTCAGCGCCGACGTGCGGCGTCACCCCGACGTCATGCTCCGGCGGATCCGGCAGAACCTGGGCATCGTCGCCTGA
- a CDS encoding Ppx/GppA phosphatase family protein: MTRVGAIDCGTNSIRLLIADVSRDKGRWQATDVCREMRIVRLGEGVDATGAFSSAAIERTREALSNYADLLVQHRVSRVRMVATSATRDAANRDEFFAMTAEVLGDVVPGAVAEVIDGDEEAALSFRGAVAELDSADAPFVVVDLGGGSTEVVRGTDDVEAAKSVNIGCVRLTERCLHSDPPTPQEVAAARAVAAEQIAVALEAVPVDGARTWVGVAGTFTTLAALAMRLPVYDSEVIHLSRVGFPELLAVCDELIGMTREQRASLGPMHEGRVDVIGGGAIVVQELARELGARMGIDSLMVSEHDILDGIAFSITDD; the protein is encoded by the coding sequence ATGACGCGGGTCGGCGCAATTGACTGCGGCACCAACTCAATTCGGCTGCTGATCGCCGATGTCTCCCGTGACAAGGGCCGGTGGCAAGCGACGGATGTGTGCCGGGAGATGCGGATTGTGCGGCTCGGTGAAGGCGTCGACGCGACCGGGGCGTTCAGCTCCGCCGCCATCGAACGCACCAGGGAAGCGCTGTCGAACTACGCTGATCTCCTTGTCCAGCACCGGGTTTCACGTGTCAGGATGGTCGCCACCTCGGCCACCCGGGATGCCGCCAACCGCGACGAGTTCTTCGCGATGACCGCCGAGGTGCTCGGCGACGTCGTGCCCGGCGCCGTGGCCGAAGTGATCGACGGTGACGAGGAGGCCGCCCTGTCCTTCCGGGGCGCCGTCGCCGAATTGGACAGCGCGGACGCGCCTTTCGTCGTCGTCGACCTCGGTGGGGGTTCCACCGAGGTGGTGCGCGGGACCGATGACGTGGAGGCTGCCAAGTCGGTGAACATCGGCTGCGTTCGGCTCACCGAGCGCTGTCTGCATTCGGACCCGCCGACCCCGCAGGAAGTGGCCGCCGCGCGCGCGGTGGCCGCCGAACAGATCGCCGTGGCGCTGGAGGCCGTGCCGGTCGACGGCGCACGAACCTGGGTGGGGGTGGCCGGCACCTTCACCACGCTGGCCGCGCTGGCCATGCGGCTGCCGGTCTACGACTCCGAGGTGATCCACCTGTCCCGGGTCGGATTCCCCGAACTGCTCGCGGTGTGCGACGAGCTCATCGGGATGACCCGCGAACAGCGTGCGTCCTTGGGGCCCATGCACGAGGGCCGCGTCGACGTCATCGGCGGCGGCGCGATCGTCGTCCAGGAGTTGGCCCGCGAGCTCGGCGCCCGGATGGGCATCGACTCGCTGATGGTCAGCGAGCACGACATCCTCGACGGCATCGCGTTCAGCATCACCGACGACTGA